The Anaerohalosphaeraceae bacterium genome includes a window with the following:
- the lpxK gene encoding tetraacyldisaccharide 4'-kinase, with protein sequence MNETTFRQLVSGKAEGAGAAVLRAVFAAASHPYGWAVALRNRLYDRGRLASHSVPSAVVSIGNLTTGGTGKTPLVIWLANQLLARGRSCVILTRGYRTAPERVSDEPALLAKACGGAEVLVNPDRVLAARKAVEKHHPDVLILDDGFQHRRLKRDLDILAIDASCPFGYGRLLPAGLLREPVSSVRRAHIAVITRFDLATEDQIANIEKTLRRYQPNLAVFHAVHKQRQARTFHGRSIPVEQLAGKKAFVFCGIGNPPAFLRSLESLGIHPVGRLLFRDHHPYTQEDMNTILRQARKVNAELILTTEKDWVKTALLAGPEEPIPFYYLPVELEFLTDPEPIVQAVLRQIEIKLHQEHP encoded by the coding sequence TTGAACGAAACGACATTTCGTCAACTTGTTTCCGGAAAAGCCGAAGGGGCTGGGGCTGCCGTTCTCCGCGCTGTTTTTGCGGCAGCCTCGCATCCGTACGGCTGGGCGGTTGCTCTTCGAAACCGGCTGTACGACCGGGGTCGGCTGGCATCACATTCCGTGCCGTCCGCCGTCGTCAGCATCGGAAACCTCACGACCGGCGGCACCGGAAAAACCCCGCTGGTCATCTGGCTGGCCAACCAGCTGCTGGCCCGGGGGCGGTCCTGCGTCATCCTCACGCGGGGATACCGAACTGCTCCGGAGCGGGTTTCTGATGAACCGGCGCTGCTGGCCAAGGCCTGCGGCGGTGCAGAAGTTCTTGTCAACCCCGACCGAGTTCTGGCGGCTCGAAAGGCCGTTGAAAAACATCATCCGGATGTGCTGATTCTGGATGACGGTTTTCAGCATCGACGTTTGAAAAGAGACCTGGATATCCTGGCCATTGACGCCTCCTGTCCCTTTGGATACGGCAGACTGCTGCCGGCCGGCTTGCTGCGGGAACCCGTTTCCTCCGTCCGGCGTGCTCACATCGCCGTGATCACTCGGTTTGACCTGGCAACGGAAGACCAGATTGCCAACATAGAAAAAACCCTTCGGCGATACCAGCCGAACCTTGCCGTCTTTCACGCCGTCCATAAACAGCGCCAGGCCCGCACGTTTCACGGCCGGTCGATTCCGGTTGAGCAGCTGGCCGGCAAGAAGGCCTTTGTCTTTTGCGGCATCGGAAACCCGCCGGCCTTCCTTCGCAGTCTCGAATCGCTCGGCATCCATCCGGTCGGACGGCTCCTGTTCCGGGACCATCATCCCTACACACAGGAGGACATGAACACCATTCTCCGTCAGGCCCGCAAAGTGAATGCTGAGCTGATTCTGACAACCGAAAAGGATTGGGTCAAAACCGCCCTTCTGGCCGGGCCGGAGGAGCCCATTCCTTTTTATTACCTGCCGGTTGAACTGGAATTTCTGACAGACCCGGAACCGATTGTTCAAGCCGTTCTCAGACAAATTGAGATCAAACTTCATCAGGAGCATCCATGA
- a CDS encoding isocitrate/isopropylmalate dehydrogenase family protein — protein sequence MPKVTLIRGDGTGPELAEAARRCIDALGAPIEWDIQEAGTDIMETAGTPLPEATIESLRKNGIGLKAPITTPVGTGFRSVNVHLRQLFDLYACVRPCKSYRGVRSRYENIDLVIIRENTEDLYAGIEFEKGNQETLELIDWLNKHSKRKIGPNTGISIKPISVEGTQRIVRFAFEYARKMNRKKVTSVHKANIMKHTDGLWLEVSRQVAAEYPDIEFEDRIVDNMCMQLVQKPELYDVIVLPNLYGDIISDLCAGLVGGLGVAPGANIGEKGAIFEATHGSAPKYKGLNKVNPTAVILSGMLMLRHLGFTKEADKLEQAVAAVIAEGKEVTYDLKPDRDDPTAVGTQQMADAIIRKIRTG from the coding sequence ATGCCGAAAGTGACACTGATTCGAGGGGATGGAACGGGTCCTGAATTGGCCGAGGCAGCACGCCGATGCATTGATGCCCTCGGGGCTCCTATCGAATGGGATATTCAGGAAGCCGGCACGGACATTATGGAAACAGCCGGGACCCCTCTGCCGGAAGCCACCATCGAATCCCTTCGAAAAAACGGCATCGGGCTCAAAGCCCCGATTACCACCCCGGTCGGTACGGGTTTTCGCTCTGTCAATGTCCACCTTCGCCAGCTCTTTGACCTGTATGCCTGCGTTCGTCCCTGCAAATCGTATCGGGGGGTCCGCAGCCGGTATGAGAATATTGATTTGGTGATTATCCGGGAAAACACCGAAGACCTCTATGCCGGCATCGAATTCGAAAAGGGAAATCAGGAAACCCTCGAACTGATTGACTGGCTGAACAAGCACAGCAAAAGAAAAATCGGTCCCAACACCGGCATCAGCATCAAGCCGATTTCTGTCGAAGGCACGCAGCGCATTGTGCGGTTTGCCTTTGAATATGCCCGGAAAATGAACCGAAAAAAGGTTACTTCCGTCCACAAAGCCAACATTATGAAACACACCGACGGTCTGTGGCTGGAAGTGAGCCGGCAGGTTGCCGCAGAGTACCCCGATATTGAGTTTGAAGACCGAATCGTGGACAACATGTGCATGCAGCTGGTGCAAAAGCCGGAACTGTATGATGTGATTGTCCTGCCGAATCTCTACGGAGACATCATCAGCGACCTGTGTGCCGGTCTGGTCGGCGGGCTGGGTGTGGCCCCGGGAGCCAACATCGGTGAAAAGGGGGCGATTTTTGAAGCGACACACGGCAGTGCACCTAAATACAAGGGACTCAACAAAGTCAATCCCACCGCAGTAATTCTCAGCGGAATGCTGATGCTCCGGCATCTGGGATTCACAAAAGAAGCCGATAAACTCGAACAAGCCGTCGCGGCCGTCATTGCAGAAGGCAAAGAGGTCACTTACGACCTCAAGCCCGATCGGGATGACCCGACAGCCGTCGGAACCCAGCAAATGGCCGACGCCATTATTCGAAAAATCCGCACAGGATAA
- a CDS encoding class II SORL domain-containing protein → MARLTEQVQTADWKSEKHVPVIEAPDQVKADEIFRVTVSIGKEIAHPNKTEHHIRWISLYYQENGGKYPRQAAHVEFTCHGESIEGPDKGPLFTHHEATAALKISKSGTLYALAYCNIHGLWQSEKPITVV, encoded by the coding sequence ATGGCACGCCTGACCGAACAAGTCCAAACGGCGGATTGGAAAAGCGAAAAGCATGTCCCCGTCATCGAAGCCCCGGACCAGGTAAAAGCAGACGAAATTTTCCGTGTTACCGTCAGCATCGGCAAAGAAATTGCCCATCCGAACAAAACGGAGCATCATATCCGGTGGATTTCCCTCTACTATCAGGAGAATGGAGGCAAATACCCCCGCCAGGCGGCCCATGTCGAATTCACCTGCCACGGTGAATCCATTGAAGGCCCGGACAAAGGCCCCCTGTTCACGCACCACGAAGCAACGGCCGCCTTGAAGATTTCCAAGTCCGGCACACTTTACGCCCTGGCGTACTGCAATATTCACGGACTCTGGCAGTCGGAGAAACCCATTACGGTCGTTTAA
- a CDS encoding prepilin-type N-terminal cleavage/methylation domain-containing protein, which yields MKKRAAFTLIELLVVIAIVSLLVSIVIPALKGARIQAHMAVCLANLNGLSKAYHSYADNHDSRLVNGDVPRYPEQSGVNLLSLGRRPPYWVDCPQDENYRYTGEPSQAPGPPTLEHKKLGIMRGALFDYVGDPAAYHCPGDLSRILVPNGLTGRDANPHPDNYSYCSYSVSDMLNAWNPTNDRRAVKKMTEILNPGIKFVFIESTDNRGWLMGSWNFLLERTPPQSDTLAIWHRKRSGFGYADGHGEIHTWTDPDIIAAAADPKRTWFSYTNTSSDDFRFLVRGYIPGRNTK from the coding sequence ATGAAAAAACGAGCGGCCTTTACCCTGATAGAGCTTTTGGTCGTGATTGCCATCGTGTCGCTTCTGGTTTCGATTGTGATTCCGGCCCTGAAAGGGGCAAGGATTCAGGCGCATATGGCGGTTTGCCTGGCCAATCTGAACGGACTTTCCAAAGCGTATCATTCCTATGCGGACAATCATGACTCTCGCCTCGTCAACGGCGATGTGCCGCGCTATCCGGAGCAGTCGGGTGTCAATTTGCTCTCTCTCGGTCGGCGTCCGCCGTATTGGGTGGACTGTCCGCAGGATGAAAATTATCGATATACAGGGGAGCCGTCGCAGGCACCCGGTCCGCCGACGCTGGAGCACAAAAAGCTGGGGATTATGCGAGGCGCCCTGTTTGATTATGTGGGCGACCCGGCGGCCTATCATTGTCCGGGCGATTTAAGCCGAATTCTCGTTCCCAACGGTCTGACTGGACGGGATGCCAATCCGCATCCGGACAACTATTCCTACTGCAGCTATTCCGTTTCGGATATGCTGAACGCATGGAATCCGACTAATGACCGGCGGGCTGTCAAGAAGATGACGGAGATTCTCAATCCCGGCATCAAGTTTGTGTTTATTGAATCGACGGACAATCGGGGATGGCTGATGGGCAGCTGGAACTTTCTTTTGGAGCGGACGCCACCGCAGAGCGATACGCTGGCCATCTGGCATCGCAAACGCAGCGGATTCGGCTATGCAGACGGGCACGGGGAGATTCATACCTGGACAGACCCGGACATTATCGCAGCGGCCGCCGACCCGAAACGGACCTGGTTTTCCTATACCAACACCAGCTCGGATGATTTTCGGTTTCTTGTCCGGGGCTATATTCCCGGCAGAAATACGAAATAA
- a CDS encoding glycoside hydrolase family 27 protein, translated as MKTVLAVFFVCGLLSITAAQKFEGLAPTPPMGWNTWNTFAGNISESLIKETAQAMIDSGMQKAGYIYIIIDDCWSAKERDADGNLIADPVKFPSGMKALGDWLHEKGFKFGIYGCAGRKTCGGYPGGRGHEFQDARTYASWGVDYLKYDWCETGTADARETYKIMRDALYAAGRPIVFSMCEWGQNKPWEWAQEVAHLWRTTGDIGPCWDCKPKKEWENSIKSILDRQVGLEQYAGPDHWNDPDMLQVGCEGLSLEESRSHFTLWCILAAPLIAGNDVRNMSPEIRDILTSREAIAVNQDPLGKQGFRFFCTPEKEIWAKELSKGDWAVCLLNPAAQPVEMTLSWKDLTFLKGTFRVRNIWSKKDLGTAEETFRGKLPPHGVAFFRLSPISP; from the coding sequence ATGAAAACTGTTCTTGCTGTTTTCTTCGTCTGCGGGCTGCTGTCCATCACGGCGGCTCAGAAATTTGAAGGGCTGGCCCCCACACCCCCGATGGGCTGGAATACGTGGAATACCTTTGCCGGCAACATCAGCGAATCCCTCATCAAAGAAACCGCCCAGGCTATGATTGATTCCGGAATGCAGAAGGCCGGCTACATCTACATCATCATCGACGACTGCTGGAGTGCCAAAGAACGCGATGCCGATGGAAACCTTATCGCCGACCCCGTCAAATTCCCAAGCGGAATGAAAGCCCTCGGAGACTGGCTCCACGAGAAGGGGTTTAAGTTCGGCATTTACGGCTGTGCCGGCCGAAAAACCTGCGGCGGCTACCCGGGCGGACGCGGCCATGAATTCCAGGATGCCCGTACCTATGCCTCCTGGGGCGTGGATTATCTCAAATACGACTGGTGTGAAACCGGAACCGCCGATGCCCGTGAAACCTATAAAATTATGCGGGATGCCCTCTATGCCGCCGGACGCCCCATCGTATTCAGCATGTGTGAATGGGGCCAAAATAAACCCTGGGAATGGGCTCAGGAGGTCGCCCACCTCTGGCGAACCACCGGCGATATCGGCCCCTGCTGGGACTGCAAACCCAAAAAAGAATGGGAAAACAGCATCAAAAGCATCCTCGACCGACAGGTCGGCCTCGAACAATACGCCGGTCCCGATCACTGGAACGACCCGGACATGCTCCAGGTCGGCTGTGAAGGACTCTCCCTCGAAGAATCCCGGTCCCATTTTACCCTGTGGTGCATCCTGGCCGCCCCGCTCATTGCGGGCAATGACGTCCGGAATATGAGTCCGGAAATTCGAGACATCCTCACCAGCCGTGAGGCCATCGCCGTCAATCAGGACCCTCTCGGCAAACAGGGGTTCCGATTCTTTTGTACCCCTGAAAAAGAAATCTGGGCCAAGGAATTGTCCAAGGGAGACTGGGCGGTCTGTCTGCTCAATCCCGCCGCTCAGCCTGTCGAAATGACCCTCTCGTGGAAAGACCTGACCTTCCTCAAAGGCACCTTCCGCGTCCGAAACATCTGGAGCAAAAAAGACCTCGGCACTGCCGAAGAGACCTTCCGCGGAAAACTGCCCCCCCATGGCGTCGCCTTCTTCCGACTGAGCCCTATCAGCCCGTAA
- a CDS encoding LacI family DNA-binding transcriptional regulator, with protein MKPRSQISLKQIAAATNLSISTVSRVLRNKGEISEETRQKVLECAKKFNYRPNLLIQGIQTGRTGNIGIMVPPFDEHWARVIEGIHDTLVEYDYAGIMLWDSCFGKILSQKEKEAFMLKQMHRLIDRRVDGVILWPRVSEVYGAHLDELESRNLPVVTIDHELDFSDSVITDERLGAELVAEHLYQLGHRRIAHLCGHQEWTWAKLRRRYFEEALSAYPDVTYILQTGTDFVEEIPPLIRQMLEKRPTAVFSFSDWAAFEIYKVAAEMGLRIPDDLSVVGYSDSNRFAQLIPPPLTTVRQKSRQIGIEAARILMERISGKEKSPKRVRTVIDCELVVRKSTRPI; from the coding sequence ATGAAACCCAGAAGCCAGATAAGCTTAAAACAGATTGCCGCCGCAACCAATCTGTCGATTTCGACAGTCTCCCGGGTGCTGCGCAACAAAGGCGAAATCTCGGAAGAAACCCGCCAAAAAGTCCTCGAATGTGCCAAAAAATTCAATTACCGTCCTAACCTTCTCATCCAGGGAATCCAGACAGGGCGCACCGGAAACATCGGCATTATGGTTCCCCCCTTCGACGAACACTGGGCCCGCGTCATCGAAGGCATCCACGACACTCTGGTCGAATATGACTATGCCGGGATTATGCTCTGGGACAGCTGCTTTGGGAAAATCCTCTCCCAAAAGGAAAAAGAAGCCTTCATGCTCAAACAGATGCACCGTCTCATCGACCGCCGGGTGGACGGCGTCATCCTCTGGCCGCGTGTCAGTGAAGTCTATGGGGCCCACCTGGATGAGCTCGAATCCAGAAATCTTCCCGTCGTGACCATTGATCATGAGCTTGACTTCTCGGACTCTGTCATCACGGATGAACGGCTCGGAGCCGAACTGGTCGCTGAGCATCTCTATCAGCTCGGCCATCGGCGCATCGCCCACCTGTGCGGACATCAGGAATGGACGTGGGCCAAACTGCGCCGGCGCTATTTCGAAGAAGCCCTGTCTGCCTATCCCGATGTGACTTACATTCTCCAGACCGGCACCGATTTTGTGGAAGAAATCCCACCGCTGATTCGACAGATGCTCGAAAAAAGGCCGACGGCGGTCTTTTCCTTTTCCGACTGGGCCGCATTCGAAATCTACAAAGTTGCCGCCGAAATGGGGCTGCGCATCCCCGATGACCTATCCGTCGTCGGCTACAGCGACTCCAACCGATTTGCACAGCTGATTCCGCCCCCGCTGACCACCGTGCGACAGAAGTCCCGCCAAATCGGGATTGAAGCCGCCCGCATCCTGATGGAACGCATCAGCGGCAAAGAAAAATCCCCCAAGCGGGTGCGGACGGTGATCGACTGCGAATTGGTAGTGCGAAAATCCACGCGTCCTATTTAA
- a CDS encoding type II secretion system protein, producing MRVPKGFTLIELLVVIAIIALLLSIVMPSLKIAKERAQEVLCENNLRQFGVGMNAYCNDNNGTFPDAEDWLLMNLVRNDPASPYPVNSSSLMNFDCVWHNASLIPDGLIVRYLTDDRVRACPAFKRIAQQRSNCARGLGTHNPAIPIVPQFTYSQNPFLGPLGYWRAPVFARKITQVKSPSQVFAYGEENPYTIPSSNPRPLYTGFTVRVSSQSPLNDCLLYSINPAAAKATIDSAGGKHKVPPTFVDCLGSFHRAKDADGYLGYTKAVFVDGHLQNVLPEETLIYSWPF from the coding sequence ATGAGGGTCCCAAAGGGATTTACCTTAATCGAACTGCTGGTGGTGATTGCGATTATCGCACTCTTGCTGAGCATTGTGATGCCGTCTTTGAAGATTGCCAAAGAGCGGGCACAGGAGGTTCTCTGCGAAAACAACCTGCGGCAGTTCGGAGTCGGAATGAACGCCTACTGCAATGACAACAATGGGACATTTCCGGATGCGGAAGACTGGCTATTGATGAATCTGGTGCGGAACGACCCGGCCAGCCCCTATCCGGTCAATTCGAGTTCGCTCATGAATTTTGACTGTGTCTGGCACAATGCGAGTCTGATTCCGGACGGGCTGATTGTTCGGTATCTGACGGATGACCGGGTTCGTGCCTGTCCGGCCTTTAAGCGGATTGCCCAGCAGCGAAGCAACTGTGCCCGTGGTCTGGGTACGCACAATCCGGCGATTCCGATTGTGCCGCAATTTACCTATTCGCAAAATCCGTTCCTCGGGCCGCTGGGATACTGGCGGGCTCCTGTCTTTGCCCGCAAGATTACGCAGGTCAAGTCGCCCTCGCAGGTGTTTGCATACGGGGAGGAAAATCCCTATACGATTCCCAGCTCTAATCCGCGTCCGCTTTATACGGGGTTTACGGTGCGGGTTTCTTCGCAGTCGCCGCTGAATGACTGTCTGCTGTACAGCATCAATCCGGCGGCGGCGAAAGCTACAATTGATAGTGCAGGCGGAAAGCATAAAGTGCCCCCGACCTTTGTGGACTGTCTGGGCAGTTTTCATCGAGCCAAAGATGCAGACGGATATCTGGGCTATACCAAGGCGGTCTTTGTGGACGGGCATCTGCAGAATGTGCTGCCGGAAGAGACGCTGATTTACTCCTGGCCGTTTTAA